One genomic segment of Novisyntrophococcus fermenticellae includes these proteins:
- a CDS encoding cold-shock protein: MNGTVKWFNAEKGYGFITGEDGADVFVHFSAIQGDGFKSLEEGQAVTYDLVEGNRGMQAANVEKC; this comes from the coding sequence ATGAACGGAACAGTAAAATGGTTCAATGCAGAAAAAGGCTATGGTTTCATTACCGGAGAAGACGGAGCTGATGTATTCGTACACTTCTCAGCTATTCAGGGTGACGGTTTCAAATCTCTCGAAGAGGGTCAGGCTGTAACTTATGATTTAGTTGAAGGAAACCGTGGTATGCAAGCGGCTAACGTAGAAAAGTGCTAA
- a CDS encoding dihydroorotase, with the protein MSLLIKNGRIIDPDTRLDEICNLYIDGDKIVKVEKNLEMDAERVIDASGCYVMPGLIDLHVHLRDPGLTYKEDIETGSLAAAKGGFTTIVAMPNTKPPIDSPDRVSYVHVKAGQCSPIHILQTGCVTRGMKGEEPADIRGMVQAGIPAVTEDGRSVMNARVYKEAMELAKECNIPVFAHCEDINLVHGGCMNEDEHSKAWGLPGITNAVEDVIVARDILLADEVGVPLHLCHCSTKNCYTIVKKAKEEGVQVTAEVCPHHFTLTSEDMVEGDTNYKMNPPLRTKEDLEYLLKGLKEDVFDIISTDHAPHSREEKQNGMKKAPFGIVGLETSVALTITELVKTGIITPMQMAEKMSGNPAKVIHQERKGSLAVGKDADITIIDPDAAYTIEPNTFVSKGKNTPFGGKRVYGRVTYTICGGKVVYQA; encoded by the coding sequence ATGAGCTTATTGATAAAAAACGGAAGGATAATTGATCCCGATACGCGGCTTGATGAAATATGTAACTTGTATATTGATGGGGATAAGATTGTAAAGGTAGAAAAAAACCTGGAGATGGATGCCGAAAGGGTAATCGATGCATCTGGATGCTATGTTATGCCCGGACTGATCGATCTGCATGTTCACCTGAGGGATCCGGGTCTTACTTATAAAGAAGATATTGAAACAGGGTCTCTCGCGGCTGCGAAGGGCGGATTTACAACCATAGTGGCTATGCCGAATACAAAACCGCCTATTGATTCTCCTGACAGAGTCAGCTATGTGCATGTAAAGGCCGGCCAATGCTCACCGATTCATATATTGCAGACAGGATGCGTTACGAGAGGCATGAAAGGGGAGGAGCCTGCGGATATCAGAGGTATGGTGCAGGCGGGGATTCCTGCTGTTACTGAGGATGGAAGGTCGGTGATGAATGCAAGGGTCTATAAAGAGGCCATGGAGCTGGCAAAAGAGTGTAATATACCGGTGTTCGCCCATTGTGAAGACATCAATCTGGTACACGGCGGATGTATGAATGAGGACGAGCATTCAAAAGCCTGGGGACTTCCGGGAATTACGAATGCAGTCGAGGACGTGATTGTGGCAAGAGATATTCTGCTGGCGGATGAAGTAGGTGTACCGCTTCATCTGTGTCACTGTTCTACCAAAAACTGCTACACCATAGTTAAGAAAGCCAAAGAGGAGGGGGTTCAGGTAACTGCAGAGGTATGCCCCCATCATTTTACTCTGACAAGTGAAGATATGGTGGAAGGGGACACCAATTATAAGATGAATCCGCCGTTGCGGACAAAGGAGGATCTGGAATACCTTCTTAAAGGGCTGAAGGAGGATGTGTTTGATATTATCAGTACAGACCATGCCCCTCATAGCAGGGAAGAAAAGCAAAACGGGATGAAAAAGGCCCCATTTGGCATTGTAGGGCTGGAAACCAGTGTGGCACTGACCATAACAGAATTGGTTAAAACAGGGATCATTACCCCCATGCAGATGGCCGAGAAGATGAGTGGAAATCCCGCAAAAGTCATTCATCAGGAGCGAAAGGGATCTCTGGCGGTGGGAAAGGATGCAGATATCACTATCATTGATCCGGATGCCGCGTATACAATAGAGCCTAACACTTTTGTTTCAAAAGGGAAGAATACGCCCTTTGGAGGGAAAAGGGTATACGGAAGGGTTACTTATACGATTTGCGGAGGCAAAGTAGTGTATCAGGCGTAG
- the pyrF gene encoding orotidine-5'-phosphate decarboxylase: MINKLIANIKRTKAPIVVGLDPMLDYVPEHVRKKAYEEYGETLEGAAEAIWQFNKTIVDAAYDLIPAVKPQIAMYEQFGTAGMKAYEKTVSYCQEKGLVVIGDIKRGDIGSTSEAYAAGHLGKVQVGSSTYAGFHEDFATLNPYMGADSVRPFMKVCREEKKGLFILVKTSNPSSGDFQDQKLKDDRCLYELVGEKVAAWGEELMGGDYSYIGAVVGATYPEQGRMLRKVMPKAFILVPGYGAQGGRGKDLVHFFNEDGLGAIVNSSRGIIAAYRQEAYESYGPENFGEASRQAVLDMVSDINGALEAVR, translated from the coding sequence ATGATAAATAAATTAATAGCGAATATCAAAAGGACAAAAGCCCCGATTGTTGTGGGGCTGGATCCGATGCTGGATTACGTGCCGGAGCATGTGCGGAAAAAGGCATATGAAGAATACGGGGAAACACTGGAGGGTGCCGCAGAGGCGATCTGGCAGTTTAATAAGACAATTGTGGATGCTGCTTATGATCTGATTCCTGCTGTAAAGCCTCAGATTGCCATGTATGAGCAATTTGGAACTGCAGGCATGAAGGCTTACGAAAAGACAGTGTCTTACTGTCAGGAAAAAGGACTTGTGGTAATCGGAGATATCAAAAGAGGAGATATTGGTTCCACGTCAGAGGCATACGCCGCAGGACATCTGGGAAAGGTTCAGGTAGGCAGCAGCACGTATGCAGGTTTTCATGAGGACTTCGCTACTTTAAATCCTTATATGGGAGCTGACAGCGTCAGACCTTTTATGAAGGTCTGCCGGGAAGAGAAGAAAGGTCTGTTTATTCTTGTCAAGACTTCCAATCCTTCCAGTGGTGATTTTCAGGACCAAAAGCTTAAAGATGACCGATGCCTGTATGAATTGGTGGGCGAGAAAGTAGCCGCGTGGGGTGAAGAACTTATGGGTGGGGATTATAGCTATATAGGGGCAGTAGTTGGCGCAACTTATCCGGAACAGGGAAGAATGCTTCGGAAAGTGATGCCTAAGGCCTTCATTCTGGTACCCGGATACGGAGCACAGGGAGGAAGGGGAAAAGACCTTGTACATTTCTTCAATGAAGACGGTCTGGGTGCCATCGTAAACTCTTCCAGAGGTATCATAGCAGCTTACAGACAGGAAGCATATGAGAGCTATGGTCCGGAGAATTTCGGAGAGGCTTCCAGACAGGCAGTTCTGGATATGGTTTCTGATATTAACGGGGCACTGGAGGCTGTAAGATGA
- a CDS encoding dihydroorotate dehydrogenase electron transfer subunit yields the protein MKRKEWCTVISQDELTSGIYSMWLEAKDMASEAQAGQFLSVYCNDGARLLPRPISLCEIDKEKGLLRIVYRVAGKGTYELSELQAGDRVSVLGPLGNGFPLTKAEGRTVFLIGGGIGIPPMVETAKQLNAEKKIIAGYRDRNLFLTEELENAGEIYISTEDGSKGTKGTVLDAVRLEGLKGDIIFACGPTPMLRAIKAYAAEHEMECYLSLEERMACGIGACLACVCQSRDVDSHAHIHNKRICKDGPVFEASEVEF from the coding sequence ATGAAAAGAAAAGAATGGTGTACGGTCATCTCTCAGGACGAGCTGACATCCGGTATTTACAGCATGTGGCTGGAAGCGAAGGACATGGCGTCAGAGGCACAGGCAGGTCAGTTCCTGTCTGTCTACTGTAATGACGGAGCAAGGCTTTTACCCCGTCCCATCAGTCTGTGCGAAATTGATAAGGAGAAAGGACTGCTGAGAATCGTTTACCGGGTAGCTGGAAAGGGCACCTATGAACTTTCTGAACTACAGGCGGGTGACCGGGTATCTGTTCTGGGACCGCTCGGCAACGGTTTTCCTCTGACAAAAGCAGAGGGCAGAACCGTATTTCTCATAGGCGGTGGGATTGGGATTCCTCCTATGGTGGAGACGGCAAAGCAATTGAATGCTGAAAAAAAGATTATTGCCGGGTACAGGGACAGGAATCTTTTTCTTACAGAAGAGCTTGAAAATGCCGGGGAAATATATATTTCCACAGAGGACGGAAGCAAAGGTACGAAGGGAACGGTATTGGATGCCGTCCGCCTGGAGGGACTGAAGGGGGATATCATCTTTGCCTGCGGTCCGACACCGATGCTGCGGGCGATAAAGGCCTATGCTGCGGAGCATGAGATGGAGTGCTATCTATCACTGGAGGAACGGATGGCCTGCGGCATAGGAGCCTGCCTGGCCTGTGTCTGCCAGTCCCGGGATGTGGATTCGCACGCACATATCCACAATAAAAGAATATGCAAGGATGGTCCGGTATTCGAGGCTTCGGAGGTGGAATTTTGA
- a CDS encoding dihydroorotate dehydrogenase has product MNTKVNIAGVEFKNPVTTASGTFASGEEYSEFVDLNRLGAVTTKGVANVPWTGNPTPRIAEVHGGMLNAIGLQNPGMEVFCKRDIPFLRRYDTKIIVNVCGKTTEDYCKVVERLSGEDVDLLEINISCPNVKEGGIAFGQQPKAVEAITREVKKYAKQPVIMKLSPNVTDIGAMAKAAEAGGADALSLINTLTGMKIDVDRRTFAVANRTGGLSGPAVKPVALRMVYQVAQAVGLPIIGMGGIATTEDALEFLLAGATAVAVGTANFYNPYATVEIVEGIEAYMKKNKIDDIQELIGAVR; this is encoded by the coding sequence ATGAATACAAAAGTGAATATAGCCGGTGTTGAATTTAAAAATCCGGTTACAACAGCCTCAGGAACCTTTGCCTCCGGCGAAGAATACAGCGAGTTTGTGGATTTAAACCGCCTGGGTGCGGTGACGACTAAGGGCGTGGCAAACGTTCCATGGACAGGGAATCCCACTCCCCGGATTGCGGAGGTCCACGGCGGAATGCTCAATGCTATCGGGCTGCAGAACCCCGGTATGGAGGTTTTCTGTAAAAGGGATATTCCGTTCTTAAGAAGATATGATACAAAAATCATCGTCAACGTCTGCGGAAAAACAACAGAAGACTACTGTAAAGTGGTGGAACGGCTATCCGGTGAGGATGTAGACCTGTTGGAAATCAATATTTCCTGCCCGAATGTAAAAGAAGGGGGAATTGCATTTGGTCAGCAGCCGAAAGCAGTGGAGGCCATAACCAGAGAGGTAAAGAAATATGCAAAGCAGCCGGTGATTATGAAACTTTCACCAAATGTTACGGATATTGGAGCCATGGCTAAAGCAGCAGAGGCAGGCGGAGCGGATGCCCTGTCCCTGATTAATACATTGACAGGCATGAAAATTGATGTGGACCGAAGAACTTTTGCAGTTGCCAACAGGACAGGAGGGCTGTCAGGTCCGGCGGTAAAGCCTGTGGCACTTCGCATGGTCTATCAGGTGGCTCAGGCAGTGGGGCTTCCGATTATCGGCATGGGCGGAATTGCAACAACGGAGGATGCACTGGAGTTTCTGCTGGCCGGTGCCACGGCTGTAGCTGTTGGAACGGCGAACTTTTATAATCCCTATGCTACGGTGGAAATTGTGGAGGGCATTGAGGCATATATGAAAAAAAATAAAATAGATGATATTCAGGAATTAATCGGTGCCGTCAGGTAA
- a CDS encoding M20 family metallopeptidase, which yields MNDHQSGAVRLTRKLVCIDSSDPGAYEEEIENYIFKYLSKLGVSVTKKEVLPGRFNIFAKIEGKIDDPALVYICHMDTVTLGDDWTFEPLGAELKENRIYGRGACDMKSGLACALTAFGRIAKEVKEGRIPEHSFIFIGTVDEENFMRGVEAAIKEGWVTSKSWILDTEPTDGKIRVAHKGRTWFEIMVKGITAHASTPWKGADAIAAMAEIISSIRNKIADCPVHPELGSSTVTFGQIEGGYQPYVVPDSCKVWIDMRLVPPTDTKAAIAIVKASITEAKSKIQGITASWNITGDRPYVEKDENSFLLKKLKETCEKTQKEPTEVSIFTGYTDTAVIAGVLNNHNCMSYGPGKLEMAHKPDEFVPVEDILRCEEVLWKLAENIIFEKQAVSVLKS from the coding sequence ATGAATGATCATCAATCGGGTGCCGTCCGGCTGACCAGAAAATTGGTTTGTATTGACAGTTCAGATCCCGGCGCATATGAAGAGGAGATAGAAAATTATATTTTTAAGTATCTTTCGAAACTGGGAGTCTCTGTAACTAAAAAAGAGGTTCTTCCGGGAAGATTTAACATCTTCGCAAAGATTGAAGGCAAGATTGATGACCCTGCACTTGTGTATATCTGTCATATGGACACAGTCACTCTGGGGGATGACTGGACGTTTGAGCCTTTAGGCGCGGAGCTAAAAGAAAATAGAATCTACGGCAGAGGAGCCTGTGATATGAAATCAGGACTGGCCTGCGCATTGACTGCATTTGGCAGAATTGCAAAAGAGGTAAAGGAAGGCAGAATTCCGGAACATTCTTTTATCTTTATCGGGACGGTGGATGAGGAAAATTTCATGCGTGGAGTTGAAGCAGCGATAAAAGAAGGATGGGTCACTTCCAAAAGCTGGATTCTGGACACCGAGCCTACCGATGGCAAGATCAGAGTTGCACACAAAGGACGCACCTGGTTTGAAATTATGGTAAAGGGAATCACGGCTCATGCCAGTACACCGTGGAAAGGGGCAGATGCAATTGCGGCAATGGCGGAAATTATCTCAAGCATCCGGAATAAGATTGCAGACTGTCCTGTACACCCGGAGCTTGGGAGTTCTACAGTGACCTTCGGCCAGATTGAAGGAGGATATCAGCCTTATGTTGTTCCTGACTCCTGCAAGGTCTGGATTGATATGCGCCTGGTCCCGCCTACAGATACAAAAGCTGCGATTGCTATTGTGAAGGCTTCAATCACAGAGGCAAAAAGTAAGATACAGGGAATAACCGCTTCCTGGAATATTACAGGTGACAGACCTTATGTGGAAAAGGATGAAAACTCATTTCTCCTAAAAAAACTCAAAGAAACCTGTGAGAAAACACAAAAGGAACCAACAGAAGTATCTATTTTTACCGGATATACGGATACGGCAGTAATTGCGGGAGTCTTAAACAATCATAATTGTATGTCTTATGGGCCCGGAAAACTGGAGATGGCACATAAGCCGGATGAATTTGTGCCTGTTGAAGATATACTCCGCTGTGAAGAAGTACTCTGGAAGCTGGCAGAAAATATTATATTTGAAAAACAGGCGGTATCTGTGTTAAAATCATAG
- the pyrE gene encoding orotate phosphoribosyltransferase, giving the protein MEAYKQEFIEFMVDSQALKFGDFTLKSGRKSPFFMNAGAYVTGAQLKKLGEYYAKAIHDNYGLDFDVLFGPAYKGIPLSVATSMAISELYGADIRYCSNRKEVKDHGDTGILLGSKIKDGDRVVIIEDVTTSGKSIEETFPVIRAQGKVDIKGLIVSLNRMERGKGEKSALEEIQERYGFPAHAIVSMAEVTEALYNKPYRGKIIIDDEMKASIDAYYGEYGVK; this is encoded by the coding sequence ATGGAAGCATACAAACAGGAATTTATCGAATTTATGGTGGACAGCCAGGCCCTTAAATTTGGTGATTTTACATTAAAAAGCGGCAGAAAATCCCCATTTTTTATGAATGCAGGGGCCTATGTAACCGGTGCGCAGCTTAAGAAGCTTGGTGAATATTATGCGAAGGCCATCCATGACAACTATGGATTGGATTTTGATGTTCTCTTTGGGCCTGCTTATAAGGGAATACCCCTTTCGGTGGCGACTTCCATGGCGATAAGTGAACTTTATGGAGCGGATATCCGCTACTGTTCCAATCGAAAGGAAGTAAAGGATCATGGGGATACCGGAATTTTACTGGGAAGCAAGATCAAAGATGGCGACAGAGTAGTGATTATCGAAGATGTGACGACTTCGGGTAAATCGATTGAGGAAACCTTTCCGGTTATACGGGCCCAGGGAAAAGTAGACATCAAGGGGCTGATTGTATCCCTGAACCGTATGGAAAGAGGTAAGGGAGAAAAGAGTGCCCTTGAGGAAATTCAGGAAAGATATGGTTTCCCGGCACATGCAATTGTGAGCATGGCAGAGGTGACAGAAGCACTGTATAATAAGCCTTACAGAGGAAAGATTATCATAGATGACGAGATGAAGGCGTCTATAGACGCATATTACGGAGAATATGGCGTAAAATAA
- a CDS encoding VanZ family protein — protein MKIETKKAVRLLGRIFFIIYILALVYFLFLSEEYGRRSMQNQDYHYNLILFREIRRFWVHRDKVGAVAAFLNISGNIIGFLPFGFILPVMHRNLKNFWLVTLLGLALSLLVETLQLVLKVGCFDVDDLLLNTVGASMGYMIFLICNRIRRFCYEEV, from the coding sequence TTGAAGATAGAAACTAAGAAAGCAGTTCGTCTGTTGGGACGTATTTTTTTTATTATATATATATTGGCCCTTGTTTATTTTTTATTTCTTTCCGAAGAATATGGCAGACGGTCGATGCAAAATCAGGATTATCACTATAATCTTATTTTATTTCGGGAAATCAGAAGATTCTGGGTTCACAGGGATAAGGTAGGAGCGGTGGCAGCATTTTTAAATATATCCGGCAATATCATAGGATTTCTTCCATTTGGATTTATCCTGCCTGTGATGCATCGTAATCTGAAGAATTTCTGGCTTGTAACATTACTTGGACTGGCATTGAGCCTTCTTGTAGAGACACTGCAGCTGGTGCTTAAAGTGGGATGCTTCGATGTGGATGATCTGTTGCTGAATACGGTCGGCGCATCCATGGGCTATATGATATTTCTTATTTGCAATAGAATCAGGAGGTTTTGCTATGAAGAAGTTTAA
- a CDS encoding aminopeptidase, translated as MDELLKERYTLAMERVTQISQEAETAPAFQEFFMREARFLVHMDELRNLVRENRFKEMPLIQLREFNQGLYEEVLPENYETCYGNPAYAAKQFGKDYGQVLSVLYMELRGMIVHAYEQRYWDMGIGLELFLEIYHMFAADGYPEVQYLKESIYWYMSDYADELMQQNVDGVVDPRQQFAVAIIMKADLTDIRYLYQFGEYITESEERTASFLNTLPAEEIDSMARTYTEGYRIGFIAGNKPMEKKKTVNIRYVLGFERIVRAAIRQFADMGLQPTIYRAPVHMIQKNRKGRNGYYGAIPNPQFDFDHRNDAALFMDKDFIQRKLRALQNAYENQKENAAEHGGPAVMEIFGGRPFEPEACKDALSYTPEQQKLQVQYDLEAGQIVNRYIIGEERSFTIIAYPVPEIGDRFEEIFRETVKVNTLDYKKYQRIQQCIIDVLDQGNRAHIVGMNGNRTDLTVQFHELQDAGKQTNFENCVADVNIPVGEVFTSPLLKGTEGVLHVSKVFLNELNYVDLEIHVKDGMIRDYRCRNFDDEDANLNYIKENVLFNHESIPMGEFAIGTNTTAYMMAKKYQIGDKLPILIAEKMGPHFAFGDTCYSWQEDTPVYNPDGKEIIARDNETSLLRKTDVSKAYFGCHTDITIPYDELGLIEVEKPDGSKVEIIRNGRFVLAGTEELNEPLDEYQ; from the coding sequence ATGGATGAATTATTAAAAGAACGTTATACGCTTGCGATGGAGCGGGTCACTCAAATCAGCCAGGAGGCAGAGACTGCTCCGGCATTTCAGGAATTCTTTATGAGGGAAGCCAGATTCCTGGTTCATATGGACGAGCTTCGCAATCTGGTCCGGGAAAATCGTTTTAAAGAGATGCCCCTGATACAGCTGCGGGAATTCAATCAGGGGCTTTATGAAGAAGTGTTGCCGGAGAATTATGAGACCTGTTATGGAAATCCGGCATATGCAGCCAAACAGTTCGGAAAAGACTATGGACAGGTTTTGAGTGTACTCTACATGGAACTGCGAGGGATGATTGTACATGCTTATGAACAGCGTTATTGGGATATGGGGATTGGTCTTGAACTGTTTCTGGAAATTTATCATATGTTTGCGGCAGACGGATATCCCGAGGTTCAGTATCTGAAGGAAAGTATCTACTGGTATATGAGTGATTATGCAGATGAACTGATGCAGCAGAATGTGGACGGTGTGGTTGACCCAAGGCAGCAGTTTGCCGTTGCTATCATCATGAAAGCAGACCTGACTGACATCAGATATCTTTATCAGTTTGGAGAATATATTACGGAGTCGGAAGAGAGAACAGCTTCCTTTTTGAATACGCTCCCGGCAGAGGAGATTGATTCCATGGCCCGGACGTATACGGAAGGGTATCGTATTGGATTTATCGCAGGGAATAAGCCCATGGAGAAGAAAAAGACAGTGAATATCCGCTATGTACTGGGCTTTGAGAGGATTGTGCGAGCTGCCATCAGACAGTTTGCCGACATGGGTCTTCAGCCTACGATATACCGGGCTCCGGTTCATATGATTCAGAAAAACAGAAAAGGCCGGAACGGCTATTATGGTGCAATTCCAAATCCGCAGTTTGATTTTGACCACAGAAATGATGCGGCTTTATTTATGGATAAAGATTTTATTCAGCGAAAGCTGCGCGCACTCCAAAACGCATATGAAAATCAGAAAGAAAATGCGGCAGAACACGGGGGACCGGCGGTCATGGAAATCTTTGGAGGCAGGCCATTTGAACCTGAAGCATGTAAAGATGCACTCTCCTATACCCCGGAGCAGCAAAAGCTTCAGGTGCAGTATGATCTGGAAGCCGGACAAATTGTGAACCGCTATATCATTGGGGAGGAACGAAGCTTTACGATTATCGCTTATCCGGTGCCTGAAATCGGTGATCGCTTTGAAGAGATATTCAGGGAAACGGTGAAGGTTAATACGCTGGATTATAAAAAATACCAGAGAATTCAGCAATGTATTATAGATGTCCTGGATCAGGGAAACAGAGCCCATATTGTGGGAATGAACGGGAACAGAACAGATCTTACGGTGCAGTTCCATGAATTGCAGGATGCCGGTAAGCAGACGAATTTTGAAAACTGTGTAGCGGATGTGAATATTCCTGTGGGTGAGGTATTTACATCGCCGCTTTTAAAGGGAACAGAGGGTGTGCTTCATGTCAGCAAGGTATTTCTGAATGAACTGAATTATGTGGATCTGGAGATTCATGTTAAGGATGGCATGATTCGGGATTACAGATGCAGAAACTTCGATGATGAGGATGCAAATCTCAACTATATAAAAGAAAATGTGCTGTTTAACCACGAAAGCATTCCTATGGGAGAATTCGCTATCGGGACGAATACCACTGCCTATATGATGGCTAAGAAGTATCAGATTGGAGATAAGCTTCCGATTCTGATTGCGGAAAAGATGGGACCGCATTTTGCATTTGGAGATACCTGCTACAGCTGGCAGGAGGATACCCCTGTGTACAATCCGGACGGAAAAGAAATAATTGCCAGAGATAATGAGACCTCTCTGCTGAGAAAAACAGATGTAAGCAAGGCATATTTCGGATGCCACACGGATATTACTATTCCCTATGATGAACTGGGATTGATTGAGGTTGAAAAACCGGATGGCAGTAAAGTTGAGATCATCCGGAACGGCAGGTTTGTATTGGCAGGTACGGAGGAACTGAATGAACCGCTGGATGAATACCAATGA
- a CDS encoding NYN domain-containing protein, with translation MRNLKRIALLIDADNTQLSKLEDVIQEISTHGRIVVKRAYGNWKKDTLKNWENEIMRLAIRPQQQFDYTSGKNATDMALVIDTISLLHKDLYDGFVIVASDSDYTPLAITLHESGVYVIGVGEKKTPEAFRNSCDEFIFLENLNTESEKLSKKGEANNGKSRGTVPDAETSDNNDGTNDINEIHKLLKIASDKFQDDDGYVNVSLAGQYIKRAKPDFDVRTFGFIKLTKLLEAFPEKYVIKKHPGKGKVAIIAYRCK, from the coding sequence ATGAGAAACTTAAAACGAATTGCACTTTTAATCGATGCTGACAACACACAATTGTCAAAGCTCGAGGATGTCATACAGGAGATATCTACGCATGGCCGTATTGTAGTGAAAAGAGCCTACGGAAACTGGAAAAAGGACACCTTAAAAAATTGGGAAAATGAAATCATGAGACTGGCCATCAGACCTCAGCAGCAATTTGACTATACTTCCGGTAAAAATGCAACGGATATGGCTCTCGTCATTGATACCATATCCTTGCTTCATAAAGACCTTTATGATGGATTTGTAATTGTCGCAAGTGACAGTGATTATACACCACTTGCAATCACGCTGCATGAATCCGGTGTATATGTAATAGGTGTAGGTGAAAAGAAAACACCGGAAGCTTTCAGAAACAGCTGTGATGAATTTATTTTTCTGGAAAATCTCAATACGGAGTCTGAAAAGCTCTCTAAGAAGGGTGAAGCCAATAATGGTAAATCAAGGGGAACTGTCCCTGATGCTGAGACAAGCGATAATAATGACGGCACAAACGATATCAATGAAATACACAAGCTGTTAAAAATTGCATCCGACAAATTTCAGGACGATGACGGGTATGTCAATGTAAGTCTCGCAGGCCAGTACATCAAGAGAGCGAAGCCGGATTTCGACGTAAGAACATTCGGCTTCATCAAACTGACAAAACTGCTCGAGGCATTTCCCGAGAAATACGTGATCAAAAAACATCCCGGAAAAGGAAAAGTGGCAATCATCGCATACAGGTGCAAATGA
- the purE gene encoding 5-(carboxyamino)imidazole ribonucleotide mutase — protein sequence MAKVGIVMGSDSDMPVMSKAAEMLEVFGIEYEMTIISAHREPDVFFQYAKSAEERGLKVIIAGAGMAAHLPGMCAAIFPMPVIGIPMHTTSLGGRDSLYSIVQMPSGIPVATVAINGGANAGILAAKILSVSDPALLSKLKAYSEELKEQVVAKDVRLQEVGYKNYSK from the coding sequence ATGGCAAAGGTTGGTATTGTAATGGGAAGTGATTCTGATATGCCGGTTATGAGCAAGGCAGCAGAGATGTTGGAAGTGTTTGGTATTGAGTACGAGATGACCATCATCTCTGCCCACAGGGAACCTGATGTGTTTTTTCAGTATGCAAAGAGTGCAGAAGAGAGAGGATTAAAAGTTATCATTGCAGGTGCAGGTATGGCAGCACATCTGCCCGGTATGTGTGCGGCGATTTTTCCGATGCCGGTCATAGGCATTCCGATGCATACGACTTCTCTGGGAGGGCGTGACTCTCTATATTCCATCGTTCAGATGCCAAGCGGTATCCCCGTGGCCACGGTTGCAATTAACGGCGGAGCCAATGCTGGTATTCTGGCGGCGAAGATATTATCCGTATCGGATCCGGCTCTTCTTTCAAAGCTCAAAGCGTATTCTGAAGAGCTGAAGGAGCAGGTAGTGGCCAAAGATGTCAGACTGCAGGAAGTGGGCTATAAAAATTACAGTAAATAA